The Zobellia alginiliquefaciens genome contains a region encoding:
- a CDS encoding tyrosine-protein phosphatase — protein sequence MFHFFNKKKFLVDYLDGFIDVHNHILPGIDDGAKTVDESIALIKAFSEFGVTHFIATPHIMSNYYPNTRETISAALTELKNALLKNGLKDVSIEASAEHMIDDNFEHLLDSNGVMPLRKDYLLVEMSYLQPPINFDDAIIKTASKRFFPILAHPERYGFLHHRKKRYREYKDNGISFQMNLLSLSEYYGKEVPKVAQELLENGLIDYVASDIHTMTQLEALKKLTLSKKMVEQLLPILNNTIQTFY from the coding sequence ATGTTTCACTTTTTTAATAAGAAAAAATTTTTAGTCGATTATCTAGATGGATTTATTGACGTTCACAACCACATATTACCCGGTATTGATGATGGAGCAAAAACAGTAGATGAATCTATTGCGCTTATTAAAGCTTTTTCTGAGTTTGGGGTTACGCATTTTATTGCCACACCTCATATAATGTCTAACTACTACCCCAATACTAGAGAAACCATCAGTGCTGCGTTAACGGAGTTAAAGAATGCCCTATTAAAAAATGGACTGAAGGATGTTTCAATAGAGGCCTCTGCCGAACATATGATAGATGATAATTTTGAACATTTATTGGATAGTAACGGGGTGATGCCATTGCGAAAAGACTATCTACTTGTAGAAATGTCATATTTACAACCCCCAATAAATTTTGATGATGCTATTATAAAAACAGCTTCAAAGCGGTTTTTCCCTATTTTGGCACATCCAGAGAGATATGGTTTTTTACACCATAGAAAGAAAAGGTACCGTGAGTACAAAGATAATGGCATCTCTTTTCAAATGAATCTATTATCACTTAGCGAATATTATGGAAAGGAAGTGCCAAAAGTAGCTCAAGAACTTTTAGAAAATGGCTTGATAGATTATGTAGCTTCTGATATTCATACCATGACCCAATTAGAAGCTTTGAAAAAGCTTACACTTTCCAAAAAAATGGTTGAACAACTCTTACCAATACTAAATAATACAATTCAGACTTTTTATTAA
- a CDS encoding TonB-dependent receptor, producing the protein MKTYITFIVLFSFAIGIRAHDLSGTVTNEDQVALEGVGVYNKTTGGYTYTNVSGYFELDDISVGDAIYFYSLGYKNHQITISEELLDGKINITLIESAVSLEQVVLVSKVNALSNFVNVDVKANPVKSSQEILRKVPGLIIGQHAGGGKAEQIFLRGFDIDHGTDLAINVDGLPVNMVSHAHGQGYSDMHFIIPETIDNIDFGKGPYYANKGNFNTAGYIDLKTKRKLDKNLISAEVGQFNTLRTLGMFKVAESDFSNAYLATELVLTDGPFDSSQDFNRINIMGRYTFNNREDQDLSITLSHFQSKWDASGQVPQRAIDAGLIGRFGAIDDTEGGNTSRSNILLNHTKQLDEHSRVKSKAYLTKYDFELFSNFTFFLDDPVNGDQIRQFEDRTIIGAETSYEHSIHVGDHDSQLKYETGIGFRYDDVNDVQLSHTKNRQELLERLAYGNVDELNAYGFFDVTYKKKKWTLNTGLRLDYFKFDYVDKLTETYDSKSENKLFLGPKLNIIYAATSNLQLFAKSGIGYHSNDTRVVTANNGKEILPLAYGADLGAIYKPIDKLVVNAALWTLFLDQEFVYVGDAGIVEPSGKTRRLGVDFGLRYQINDWLYANGDVNYTYARSTDEPDGQDLIPLAPDLTSSAGLSFLDVGNFSGGINYKYVKDRAANEDNSIVAEGYFVTDLNLNYSIKNWTLGVIVENLFDTEWNETQFATESRLFNETEPTEEIHFTPGIPFYLRGKISVNF; encoded by the coding sequence ATGAAAACATATATTACATTCATAGTACTCTTTTCTTTCGCCATAGGCATAAGAGCGCATGATTTAAGCGGTACTGTAACAAACGAAGACCAAGTAGCCCTAGAAGGTGTTGGTGTTTACAATAAAACCACTGGCGGCTATACCTATACAAATGTATCCGGTTATTTTGAACTTGACGATATCTCCGTAGGAGATGCTATTTACTTTTACAGTCTGGGGTACAAGAACCATCAAATTACCATTTCCGAAGAACTTTTGGATGGCAAAATAAATATAACCCTAATAGAATCTGCCGTTTCATTAGAGCAAGTGGTATTGGTTTCCAAAGTTAATGCCTTAAGCAACTTTGTAAATGTGGATGTTAAGGCCAACCCCGTAAAATCTTCACAGGAAATTTTACGTAAAGTTCCTGGCCTAATTATCGGTCAGCATGCTGGTGGCGGAAAAGCCGAGCAGATTTTTTTAAGAGGATTCGATATTGACCATGGTACCGATTTGGCAATCAATGTTGATGGGCTTCCTGTAAATATGGTTTCTCATGCGCACGGACAAGGATATTCGGACATGCATTTTATTATTCCTGAAACCATTGATAATATTGACTTTGGAAAAGGCCCCTATTACGCCAACAAAGGAAATTTCAACACAGCGGGGTATATCGATTTAAAGACTAAAAGGAAATTAGACAAAAATTTGATTTCTGCCGAAGTTGGTCAGTTCAATACCCTACGTACATTAGGAATGTTTAAAGTTGCCGAAAGCGATTTCAGTAATGCCTACTTAGCTACAGAATTGGTGTTAACCGATGGTCCGTTCGATTCTTCTCAGGATTTTAATCGAATTAACATCATGGGTCGGTATACGTTCAATAATCGAGAAGATCAAGATTTAAGCATTACGCTTTCTCATTTTCAAAGCAAATGGGACGCTTCTGGTCAAGTTCCCCAACGTGCCATAGATGCCGGTCTTATTGGTAGGTTCGGTGCAATTGATGATACAGAAGGAGGTAATACAAGTAGAAGTAATATCCTACTAAACCATACAAAACAGCTAGACGAGCACTCTAGGGTTAAATCAAAAGCGTATTTGACCAAGTATGACTTTGAACTCTTTTCTAATTTTACTTTTTTCTTAGATGACCCTGTAAATGGAGATCAAATAAGACAATTTGAAGACCGAACCATTATTGGTGCGGAAACTAGCTATGAACATTCCATTCACGTAGGTGACCATGATTCTCAGCTAAAATATGAAACTGGAATAGGATTTAGATATGATGATGTGAACGATGTTCAATTATCGCATACCAAAAACAGGCAAGAATTATTAGAACGCCTCGCTTACGGTAATGTAGATGAATTAAATGCCTATGGCTTTTTTGATGTCACCTACAAAAAGAAAAAATGGACGTTGAATACCGGATTAAGATTGGATTATTTTAAGTTTGATTATGTAGATAAACTGACCGAAACTTATGATAGTAAAAGTGAAAACAAGCTTTTTCTAGGTCCTAAACTTAATATAATCTATGCCGCAACTTCCAACTTACAACTCTTTGCGAAATCAGGTATTGGATATCATTCAAATGATACAAGGGTAGTAACCGCTAATAACGGTAAAGAAATTCTTCCTCTTGCTTATGGAGCGGACTTAGGCGCTATCTACAAACCCATAGACAAACTGGTTGTTAACGCTGCCTTATGGACACTATTTTTAGACCAAGAATTTGTATACGTTGGTGATGCCGGAATAGTTGAACCCAGTGGAAAAACCCGAAGACTTGGTGTTGATTTTGGACTACGATATCAAATTAACGATTGGCTATACGCCAACGGAGATGTCAACTACACCTATGCTAGAAGTACCGATGAACCTGACGGACAAGATTTAATTCCGCTAGCACCGGACTTGACTTCCTCTGCAGGACTTTCCTTTTTAGACGTTGGAAATTTCTCAGGAGGAATCAATTACAAATACGTTAAAGACAGAGCTGCCAATGAAGATAATTCTATAGTTGCAGAAGGTTACTTTGTAACGGATTTAAATTTGAACTACTCCATTAAGAATTGGACATTGGGTGTTATCGTCGAAAACCTTTTTGACACGGAATGGAACGAAACCCAATTTGCCACGGAAAGTAGATTGTTCAATGAAACAGAACCAACAGAGGAAATCCATTTTACACCAGGTATTCCTTTTTATTTAAGAGGCAAAATATCAGTTAATTTCTAA
- a CDS encoding amino acid adenylation domain-containing protein: MTNTQKDTFLPLTKSQSALWAGQRMHPDVPLHNVVYTFEINGAIDKAAFEKAFQKLIASTDILRTVFSEEKGVPNQTILSDGHFKLEYLDFSASDNIQNMEKWLHERTIHHMDISKRVFDSVLLKQSSTNYIWFLKLHHLVTDAVSNSILYNRMNAFYSEEVTNTTPTTEHFPTFSNYIEFEQDQRATKKNNDSYTYWKEKTKNLLETPQLFGEKTNQTTRARRTIVELGVERSLKLRELAKHKEFRGWTEDLTLFNIFLTLYFTYIHRISNQNKIAIGAPAHNRATRGFQKTAGLFIEVLPLVVEIEDEDTFVSLFNRVKIETNSYLRNARPGSTTEKTNSSFNTILNFINADFPDFSGFPTKTEWLHPDHMDSNHTLRTHVYDMNKSGEFKIAFDTNCSSISEITAKEMPSHFINLLDSFLDNFDQSIYRPSLLSSTPKPTEEPPSSTFQSVIETFERHAANNPNKVSLQFKNEILTYNALNKKANQLAHYLRDRGVTKNSRIALHFQRSTDYLVSVLAVLKTGAAFIPIASDYPAERIKYIISSSESSLLISQSNLISKLELPDLGVLDVEKESLSIGKQPITNPNTEILPESLAYILYTSGSTGNPKGVLISQKALSNYIFWAQDFYGINDKSIFPLFTSIGFDLTITSTFLPIVSGGRINIYKEPETGPDVSLLKVIDDNLVNCIKLTPSHLTLFKGKELSTSYIHTMIVGGEELKSNLARSVKNTFTSELKIYNEYGPTEATVGCIVSEYDANVHTKSAVPIGLPISNMTAYILDTYQNQVPQGVIGELYLSGTGLSDGYANDSFTTEAKFIDNPLAPNHKMYRTGDLARINQNGNFEYLGRSDEQVKLRGYRIELTDIESNLNRFNEIENCAVVLVEDRKNNVEEEVVNCTKCGLPSNYPNTDFDENGVCHLCTAFETYKDQAERYFKNDKQLASLLTSKRAQSSEYDCISLLSGGKDSTYVLARLVNMGLKVLAFTMDNGYISEQAKANVERIVKKLGVDHVYGETPHMNEIFVDSLNQHHNVCNGCFKTIYTLSTKIALEKNIPFIVTGLSRGQFFETRLTEELFWDDNLDTTKIDDTILEARKLYHQESDAVKRLLDVSIFQDESVFEKVEFVDFYRFSDVSLEEMLVYLKEKASWVRPTDTGRSTNCLINQVGIYVHKKDLGYSNYSFPYSWDVRLGHKTRDESLEEINEVIDEKEVLRIMDEIGYTSTQPEWENNSKLVAYYTGKKNITVKDIQYRLGKQLPSHMIPSVFKHLDEMPLTKNGKVDKKALKNLTSVQLTMSTSYTAPRNEIEVLLERIWAEVLQLNKVGVHDDFIALGGHSLAAIRVTARINEEIEYNFPLNKIFENPTIAQYSKYLEETLTSLLEK, encoded by the coding sequence ATGACGAACACTCAAAAAGATACATTTCTACCGCTAACTAAAAGTCAATCTGCCCTTTGGGCCGGTCAGCGAATGCATCCTGATGTCCCGCTTCATAATGTGGTCTATACTTTTGAGATAAACGGTGCTATTGATAAGGCTGCTTTTGAAAAGGCTTTTCAGAAATTAATTGCCTCTACAGATATACTGCGTACTGTATTTTCCGAAGAAAAAGGTGTCCCCAATCAGACTATATTAAGTGATGGGCACTTTAAACTCGAATATCTAGACTTTAGCGCTTCAGATAATATTCAGAATATGGAAAAGTGGCTTCACGAGCGTACTATCCACCATATGGATATTTCAAAACGTGTATTTGACAGTGTTCTTCTTAAACAAAGTTCCACAAATTATATCTGGTTTTTAAAACTGCACCATTTAGTCACCGATGCCGTTTCTAATTCTATTCTCTACAATAGAATGAACGCTTTTTATTCGGAAGAAGTTACGAATACTACTCCTACAACTGAACACTTTCCAACGTTCTCAAACTATATTGAATTTGAACAAGACCAAAGAGCAACTAAAAAGAACAACGATAGTTATACCTATTGGAAAGAAAAAACTAAGAATCTTTTAGAAACGCCCCAATTATTCGGAGAAAAAACCAATCAAACAACTAGAGCAAGACGAACTATAGTAGAACTTGGCGTAGAACGCTCCCTGAAGCTTCGTGAACTTGCAAAACATAAAGAATTTAGAGGGTGGACAGAAGACTTAACGCTGTTCAATATATTCTTAACGCTGTACTTCACTTACATCCACAGAATAAGCAATCAAAACAAAATTGCTATTGGAGCACCTGCACATAATAGAGCTACCAGAGGTTTTCAAAAAACTGCCGGGCTATTTATAGAGGTACTGCCATTAGTTGTAGAAATTGAAGATGAAGACACTTTTGTTAGTCTTTTTAATCGGGTTAAAATTGAGACCAACTCCTATTTAAGAAACGCTCGCCCAGGCAGTACTACTGAAAAGACGAATAGCAGCTTCAATACCATATTGAATTTCATTAATGCCGATTTTCCAGATTTTAGCGGATTTCCCACCAAAACGGAGTGGTTACATCCTGACCATATGGATAGCAACCATACCTTACGCACCCATGTGTACGATATGAACAAAAGTGGTGAATTTAAAATTGCTTTTGATACCAATTGTAGTAGCATTTCTGAAATAACGGCCAAAGAAATGCCTTCTCATTTTATCAACCTTTTAGATTCATTTTTGGACAATTTTGACCAATCCATTTACAGGCCTAGTTTATTATCTTCTACGCCCAAGCCTACAGAAGAACCTCCTTCCAGTACTTTTCAATCCGTAATTGAAACGTTTGAAAGGCATGCTGCAAACAACCCAAACAAAGTTTCCTTACAATTTAAAAATGAAATACTTACGTATAACGCGCTTAACAAAAAGGCGAACCAATTAGCTCATTATTTAAGAGACAGAGGCGTAACCAAAAATAGTAGAATAGCGCTTCACTTTCAAAGAAGTACAGACTATTTAGTTAGTGTTTTAGCTGTCCTAAAAACGGGTGCGGCTTTTATACCTATTGCTTCAGATTACCCCGCGGAGCGAATAAAATATATCATCTCAAGTTCAGAAAGTAGTCTTCTAATAAGCCAATCCAATCTCATATCAAAATTAGAATTACCAGATTTAGGTGTTTTAGATGTTGAGAAGGAAAGCCTAAGTATTGGCAAGCAACCAATTACTAATCCAAACACAGAAATCTTACCAGAAAGCCTAGCGTATATATTATATACATCTGGAAGTACTGGAAATCCAAAGGGAGTTTTAATCTCTCAAAAAGCCTTATCAAACTATATTTTCTGGGCGCAAGATTTCTATGGAATAAACGACAAATCCATTTTTCCCTTGTTTACATCCATTGGTTTTGATTTGACCATCACATCTACATTTTTACCAATTGTAAGCGGTGGAAGAATAAACATCTATAAAGAACCGGAGACAGGGCCCGATGTAAGCCTTTTAAAAGTAATAGATGACAATCTCGTAAATTGCATCAAATTAACTCCATCCCATTTAACTCTTTTTAAGGGAAAAGAACTGAGTACTTCGTACATACACACCATGATAGTTGGTGGTGAAGAATTAAAATCAAATCTTGCAAGGTCCGTTAAAAATACGTTTACATCTGAATTAAAAATATACAATGAATATGGACCAACCGAAGCTACCGTTGGCTGTATAGTTTCTGAGTACGATGCAAATGTTCATACGAAATCAGCGGTACCTATAGGTTTACCAATTTCGAATATGACCGCCTATATTTTAGACACCTACCAAAACCAAGTACCACAAGGTGTTATAGGTGAGCTCTACCTTAGTGGTACTGGCCTTTCGGATGGTTACGCGAACGATTCTTTTACAACCGAAGCTAAATTTATTGACAATCCACTTGCTCCTAATCATAAAATGTATCGCACAGGAGACCTAGCAAGAATAAACCAAAATGGAAACTTTGAATACCTAGGGCGGTCAGATGAGCAAGTGAAACTTAGGGGATATCGCATTGAACTAACTGACATTGAAAGTAATCTGAACAGATTTAATGAAATTGAGAACTGTGCGGTTGTTTTGGTAGAAGACCGCAAAAATAACGTGGAGGAGGAAGTTGTCAATTGCACAAAATGTGGGTTACCCTCAAATTACCCCAATACAGATTTTGACGAGAATGGCGTATGCCACTTATGTACGGCATTTGAAACGTACAAAGACCAAGCGGAACGTTACTTTAAAAATGATAAGCAATTGGCGTCTCTATTGACATCAAAAAGAGCTCAAAGTTCCGAATATGACTGTATTTCCTTATTAAGCGGAGGAAAAGACAGCACCTATGTTCTAGCTAGGCTTGTAAATATGGGATTAAAAGTTTTGGCTTTCACCATGGATAACGGCTACATCTCCGAACAAGCGAAAGCAAACGTGGAACGAATTGTTAAAAAGCTTGGTGTGGACCACGTTTACGGTGAAACGCCACATATGAACGAAATATTTGTTGATAGCCTAAATCAACATCACAATGTCTGCAATGGTTGTTTTAAGACCATTTATACGCTCAGTACTAAAATTGCACTTGAAAAGAATATTCCATTTATCGTTACCGGTCTAAGTCGCGGACAGTTTTTTGAGACACGATTAACAGAAGAACTTTTTTGGGATGACAATTTAGATACCACCAAAATAGATGATACTATTCTAGAGGCCAGAAAACTATATCATCAAGAATCAGACGCGGTAAAACGACTTTTAGACGTTTCAATTTTTCAAGATGAAAGCGTTTTTGAAAAAGTGGAATTTGTAGATTTTTACAGATTCAGTGATGTTAGTTTAGAAGAAATGTTGGTCTATCTGAAAGAAAAGGCAAGCTGGGTAAGACCTACCGATACCGGTAGATCCACCAATTGCCTCATTAACCAAGTTGGTATTTATGTTCATAAAAAGGATTTAGGGTATAGCAACTATTCTTTTCCGTATAGCTGGGACGTTAGGCTTGGCCATAAAACAAGAGATGAAAGCCTAGAAGAAATAAACGAGGTAATTGATGAGAAGGAAGTGCTGCGTATCATGGATGAAATTGGCTACACATCAACTCAACCAGAATGGGAAAATAACTCAAAATTAGTTGCTTATTATACAGGAAAGAAAAACATAACCGTAAAAGACATTCAATATAGATTAGGAAAACAATTGCCATCCCATATGATACCTTCTGTTTTTAAACATTTAGATGAAATGCCATTAACAAAAAACGGAAAGGTTGACAAAAAAGCTTTAAAAAACCTCACTTCGGTGCAATTAACCATGAGCACCTCGTATACTGCTCCGAGAAATGAAATTGAGGTTCTTCTTGAGCGTATATGGGCAGAAGTCTTACAACTGAATAAAGTTGGCGTTCATGATGATTTCATTGCCTTAGGAGGGCATTCTCTGGCGGCTATACGTGTTACAGCACGGATTAATGAAGAAATAGAATATAATTTTCCTTTAAATAAAATCTTTGAAAACCCTACTATAGCTCAATATTCCAAATATTTAGAAGAAACATTAACGTCTCTTTTGGAAAAATAA
- a CDS encoding acyl carrier protein, giving the protein MKNKIIDYIKSDLATETVEEIGLNEDLLGSGLVDSVGMVQLVLFIENEGEIKVAPEEMTIENFMTISHILEYIKRKRDTETKQS; this is encoded by the coding sequence ATGAAAAATAAGATCATAGACTATATAAAAAGTGACTTAGCAACAGAAACAGTTGAAGAAATAGGTCTAAACGAAGACTTATTAGGCTCTGGCCTCGTAGACTCTGTTGGAATGGTACAATTGGTGCTTTTTATTGAAAATGAAGGGGAGATAAAAGTGGCTCCCGAGGAAATGACTATTGAAAATTTCATGACTATCAGTCATATTTTGGAATATATAAAGCGTAAACGCGATACTGAAACAAAGCAATCATAA
- a CDS encoding amino acid adenylation domain-containing protein has protein sequence MKSPYTLPQLIDNVANTSPNREAFRYLDQTITYGDLQLKSNLLASYLVSIGIQKGDRVGIYMNRCLETCIAVYGILKAGAAYVPLDTFTPYNRTATILNDCGITCLITTPTKRRKVMSLLNESHAISTIIGDTLPHSIQSIDWDAIFSIGLKDVIAPIILEQDLAFILYTSGSTGKPKGIMHTHYSALSLVKIAADTYGFNSNDIFGNPAPLHFDPSTFGYFVAPLVEAKTVIIPDAHLKMPASLSALIANEKITVWYSVPLMLIQLLNNGTLDKNDFSSLRWVLFAGEVFITKHLRALMLLWPNAKFSNLYGPAELILCTYHHVPEPPKTDKPIPIGKVWANTEYKIIDDKNTDVPVGETGQLVIRSATMMKGYWNNKALTEQSLHRVNVADGYEHIYYKTGDLAQLNTRGELLFMGRNDRQVKLRGYRVELDEVELTLLNYENVEEVAVIVLGKNEEVQELAAVIKPKKDTAINLTYLMEYCKLALPSYAIPKTIEFMDDLPRTSSGKISRKEIGKILAENYI, from the coding sequence TTGAAATCACCGTATACATTACCGCAACTTATTGATAATGTAGCAAACACATCGCCTAATCGCGAAGCCTTTCGTTACCTGGATCAAACCATAACCTATGGCGACCTTCAACTTAAGTCTAACCTGCTAGCCTCTTATTTAGTATCAATAGGCATACAGAAAGGTGACCGTGTTGGCATCTACATGAACCGTTGTCTTGAAACCTGTATTGCCGTATATGGTATTCTCAAAGCTGGAGCCGCGTATGTTCCATTGGATACTTTTACCCCTTACAATCGAACTGCTACAATACTAAATGACTGTGGGATTACGTGCCTAATCACTACGCCAACGAAAAGACGAAAAGTAATGTCGCTTTTAAATGAAAGCCATGCTATATCTACAATTATTGGTGACACGCTTCCTCATTCTATTCAATCTATTGATTGGGATGCTATTTTCTCAATTGGGTTGAAAGATGTTATAGCTCCTATTATTCTTGAGCAAGATTTAGCTTTTATCTTATATACTTCTGGTTCTACAGGAAAGCCTAAAGGCATAATGCACACGCATTATAGCGCATTGAGTTTGGTTAAAATAGCAGCCGACACATATGGTTTTAATTCCAATGACATATTCGGAAATCCGGCACCTTTACATTTTGACCCTTCTACTTTTGGATATTTTGTAGCTCCTTTAGTAGAAGCAAAAACCGTAATAATTCCTGATGCCCATTTAAAAATGCCCGCGAGCCTTAGCGCTCTTATAGCGAATGAAAAAATTACGGTTTGGTATTCCGTACCGCTTATGCTCATACAACTTTTAAATAACGGTACTTTGGACAAGAACGATTTCAGCTCTTTGAGATGGGTACTTTTTGCGGGGGAAGTTTTTATAACCAAACATTTGAGAGCCCTAATGCTCCTGTGGCCAAATGCAAAATTCAGTAATTTATACGGTCCGGCAGAGCTTATTTTATGTACGTATCATCATGTACCCGAACCACCAAAAACTGACAAACCAATACCTATTGGCAAGGTGTGGGCCAATACAGAATATAAAATCATTGATGATAAAAATACCGATGTTCCCGTTGGGGAAACTGGTCAACTAGTTATCCGTTCGGCCACAATGATGAAAGGATACTGGAATAACAAAGCACTTACAGAACAATCACTTCATAGGGTAAACGTTGCAGATGGCTACGAACATATTTATTATAAAACGGGAGATTTAGCTCAGTTAAACACAAGAGGAGAACTACTCTTTATGGGCCGGAACGACAGACAAGTAAAATTAAGAGGCTATCGTGTAGAATTAGACGAAGTAGAACTTACACTACTCAATTATGAAAATGTTGAAGAAGTAGCTGTGATAGTTTTGGGGAAGAACGAAGAAGTTCAGGAGCTAGCTGCGGTTATAAAGCCAAAAAAGGACACCGCCATAAATCTAACGTATCTAATGGAATACTGTAAACTGGCCCTACCCTCCTACGCTATTCCCAAAACCATTGAATTTATGGATGATTTACCCAGAACGAGTTCCGGTAAAATAAGCCGAAAAGAAATTGGCAAAATACTAGCTGAAAATTATATATGA
- a CDS encoding HupE/UreJ family protein has translation MKKLLLPLIFGLFLLVPIVTFAHQPKQSLIYLRIYEKTGIEGRFEVNANELVNVFGLDVGLHPSIEQIRPYQDKIQAYLLENAKFSSELGAYQIVFTGEMSKLNLSYGDFVNFHFRLENSENLPDSLTLDYDAFFDEDPTHMCLVAMEYNWKAGLINNEHIVALYLSEGERNGTFSIKETSLWKGFLAMVQQGIWHIWIGMDHILFLVALILPSVVRRRKKNGVTGAPVDKGQFNIWGWEPVKKFRPAFIYILKIVTFFTIAHTITLSLASLEIINLPSRVVESIIAFSVGLAAFHNIRPIFKGEDWVIAFVFGLFHGFGFASVLGDLGFKGEYLSLSLVGFNVGVEIGQIAIIALIFPILYFIRNNKYYSRFLVWLSVVLIVISAYWLIERAFDIDLPLDEFINRNILYPVANFVGLK, from the coding sequence ATGAAAAAACTATTACTACCACTTATTTTTGGACTCTTTTTGTTGGTCCCTATTGTTACGTTCGCTCATCAACCCAAACAAAGTTTAATATACCTTCGGATTTATGAGAAAACGGGTATTGAAGGTCGTTTTGAGGTCAACGCCAATGAACTTGTCAATGTCTTTGGCTTGGATGTTGGGCTGCATCCAAGTATAGAGCAGATAAGACCTTACCAAGATAAAATCCAAGCCTATTTACTTGAAAATGCTAAGTTTTCATCAGAATTAGGAGCGTATCAGATTGTATTTACAGGAGAAATGTCAAAGTTAAACCTGTCTTATGGGGATTTTGTCAACTTCCATTTTCGACTAGAAAATTCAGAAAATTTACCGGATAGCCTTACATTGGATTATGATGCGTTTTTTGATGAAGACCCTACTCATATGTGTCTTGTGGCAATGGAGTATAATTGGAAGGCAGGCTTGATAAACAATGAGCATATTGTAGCTTTATACCTATCGGAAGGGGAGAGAAATGGCACTTTCTCTATTAAAGAAACATCTTTGTGGAAAGGTTTTCTAGCTATGGTGCAACAAGGAATATGGCATATCTGGATAGGTATGGATCATATTCTATTTTTGGTGGCGTTGATATTGCCATCCGTGGTACGAAGACGAAAGAAAAATGGAGTTACGGGTGCACCCGTGGACAAAGGTCAATTCAATATTTGGGGTTGGGAACCAGTTAAAAAGTTTAGGCCGGCTTTTATCTACATTCTTAAAATTGTAACCTTCTTTACGATTGCCCATACTATTACACTTAGTCTGGCATCTCTGGAGATAATTAACCTTCCTTCTAGGGTGGTAGAATCCATTATTGCCTTTTCTGTAGGTCTTGCTGCTTTTCATAATATTAGGCCCATATTTAAAGGTGAAGATTGGGTAATTGCTTTTGTCTTTGGTCTCTTTCACGGCTTTGGTTTTGCAAGTGTTTTGGGAGATTTAGGTTTTAAAGGGGAGTACTTGTCATTATCTTTAGTTGGGTTTAATGTGGGAGTGGAGATTGGTCAGATTGCAATCATAGCATTGATTTTTCCAATTCTATATTTTATAAGGAATAACAAATACTACTCTAGATTTCTGGTATGGCTTTCCGTAGTTTTGATAGTTATTTCTGCGTATTGGCTTATAGAAAGAGCTTTTGATATTGATTTGCCTTTGGATGAGTTTATCAACAGAAATATTTTATACCCTGTGGCGAATTTTGTTGGTTTAAAGTAA